In Frankiaceae bacterium, the genomic stretch GGCAAGCTGCGGCACCCGTCGTTCAAGGGGCTGCGGTACGACAAGGCGGCGACCGAGGTCGTCCGTGAGGAGACGGCCTGATGGCGGAGTCCACGAAGGTGGCGGTCGCGGTCGACGGGCGCGAGCTGACGCTGTCGAACCTCGACAAGGTGCTGTACCCGGAGGCGGGGTTCACGAAGGCGCACGTCATCGACTACTACTCGCGGATGGCGCCCGTCCTGCTCCCCCACCTCGAGGGCAGGCCGCTGACGCTGAAGCGCTACCCGAACGGCGTCGACCAGCCGTTCTTCTTCGAGAAGCAGGCGCCGAAGCACCGGCCCTCGTGGATCAAGACGACGGCGATCTACAGCGACTCGAACGACCGCGACATCGACTACGTCGTCATCGACTCGCTCGCCGCGCTCGTCTGGGTCGCCAACCTCGCCGACCTCGAGCTGCACACGACGATGGCGCTCGCGAAGACGCCGCAGAAGCCGACGATGGTCGTCTTCGACCTCGACCCCGGCGCGCCGGCCGACCTGCACCAGTGCTGCGTCGTGGGGATGCGCCTGAAGGAGCTGTTCGAGCGCAACGGCCTGGAGTCGTACGCCAAGGTCTCCGGCAGCAAGGGCCTGCAGGTGTACGTGCCCCTCAACACGCCGACGACGTACGACGTCACGACGCCGTTCGCGAAGAACGTCGCGGTGCATCTGGAGAAGGAGGACCCGGGCCTCGTCGTCTCCAAGCAGAAGAAGGAGCTGCGGATCGGCAAGGTCCTCGTGGACTGGAGCCAGAACGTCGACAGCAAGACCACCGTCTGCGTCTACTCGCTGCGCGCCAAGGCGCAGCCGACGGTGTCGATGCCGGTGACGTGGGACGAGGTCGAGCACTGCGCGGAGACCGGCGACAAGGCGTCGATCACGTTCGACGCGGCCGCCGCTCTCGACCGCGTGGCGGAGGTCGGCGACCTGTTCGCGCCGGTGCTCACCGTCAAGCAGAAGCTGCCCGCGACACTGCGCTGACGATCACCGGCGAGGCTCGAGCCACGGGCTATCGTGATCTCTCCGAGAGGAGGACCCGTGTCGTTCCCGCCTGTCGTCGCCGCCGCGCTGAGCGGAGCGACCGTGCGTCAGCTGTCGTACTGGCGTTCCGCCAGGACGACGGAGCCCCTCCTCGCGCCGGAGTTCCACAGGCCGCGGTCGCGCGTCTCGTACTCGTTCCGTGACGTCGTCGCACTGCGCACGTTCGTCTACCTGCGGTCGCGGCGGGTGCCCCTGCAGCGGGTACGGAAAGCCGTCAAGCACCTCAGGAAGATGGGCGCCGACGAGCATCTCGCCGCCTACACGCTCGTCGCCATGGACCGGGACGTCGTCTGGATCCACTCGCGCGACGTGGCCGTCATGCTCACGAAGGATCCGGGGCAGGGCGTCATCGCGGAGATGGTGGACATCCTCGGGCAGTTCACGAACATGCGGCACCGTGACGTCGTCCCGCTGCACACTCCGGCAGCCGGGCTCGAGGTGGACCAGGGCGTGCGCGGCGGGTACCCCGTCATCGAAGGAACGCGCGTGCCGTACGACGCCGTGGCCGCGCTCGTGGACGACGGTGTCGACCCGGCGGACGTCGCCGCCTTCTACCCGTCGGTCGGCGCAGGCGCGGCACGCGGCGCGGTCGAGTTCGCGCGGTACGTGGACCAGTACCGAGACACCCGGATCGTGGCGTGAGCGCGTGCGGCTGCTTCTCGACGAAGACGTGCCGGTCCAGCTGCTGGGGCCGCTGCGGCACCTGTTGAGAGAGCACGTCGTCGACCACGTGCAGTACCTCGGCTGGAAGGGCAAGAAGACCGATTCCTCCTCGCGGACGGCGCGGCGCGCGGCTACGACGCGCTGCTGACGCACGACAGCGCGCAGCTCGACAGCGAGGTCGAGTCGCGCCGATCCGGGACTCGGGCCTCCACCACATCAGGTACCGGCAGGACCCGCGCCGCGGCCTCGACGGCCTGGCGTCGGCGATGGGCGCCGTGGTCGCGGCCATCCGCCCTGTCGTGCGCGACCTCGACGCCGCGCCCGGCCAGCGGCTGGTCATGATCGACGCCATCGGACCCGGCCGGCGGCACAAGGTCACCGACCCGCGGACCGACCCGCCGCCGTACTGGCCGAGCAGGCGCGGGCAGCCGCGGCGCCGACGGTAGCCGCGGCCAGTGCGGGGTACGTCCCGCCGCATGAACGAGTCGTACTGGATCGCGTCCACGCCTGCCACCGCCTTCGAGCCCGCGCCGGAGGAGCTGACGGTCGACGTCGCCGTCCTCGGTGGCGGCATCGCCGGGCTCAACGTCGCCGCCGCGCTCAAGGCCGCGGGCCGCACCGTCGCGGTCGTCGAGGCGGCGCGCATCCTCGAAGGCGTCACCGGCAACACGACCGCCAAGGTCACGTCCTCGCACGGCCAGCTCTACGGCTACCTGACGGAGAAGTTCGGCGAGGAGAAGGCCCGGCTCTACGCCGACGCGCAGCAGGCCGCGATCGCGCACATCGCCGCGACCGCCGAGCGTGACGGGATCGAGTGCGACCTCGTCCGTACGACGTCCACGATCTACACCGAGGACGACTCGGAGACCGAGCAGCTGAAGGAAGAGGCCGACGCCGCGCGGGCACTCGGGCTGCCGGTGGAGTTCACGACGGACACCTCGCTGCCGTACCCCGTCGCGGGCGCGATCCGCTACGACGACCAGGCGAGGTTCCACCCCAGGAAGTACCTGCTCGCGCTGGCCGAGCGCATCCCCGGCGACGGCAGCGTCATCCTCGAGAACACCCGCGCGCTCGACGTCGACGACGGCGACCCGTGCGTCGTCACGACCGACCGGGGAGTGCTGCGCGCCAGGGACGTCGTCGTCGCGACGCACATCCCGTTCCTCGATCGCGGGCTGTACTTCGCGCGGCAGTTCCCGATGCGCGACTACGTCGTCGCGGGCCGGCTCGGCGAACGCCCTGTCGAGGGCATGTACCTGTCCACCGAGTCGCCGACGCACTCGATCCGCGTCACCGAGGACGGCGAGGGCGGGCTGCTGCTCATCGTCGGCGGCGAGGGCCACACGACCGGCCGCGCCGACGACACCGCCGAACGGTACGAGCGCCTGGAGCAGTGGACGACGGAACGTTTCGGCGTCACCGACTTCACGCACCGCTGGTCCACGCAGGACTACACGTCGACCGACCGCGTGCCGTTCATCGGCCGCTTCCGCCCGGACGCGAGCAGGCTCTGGGTGGCGACGGCGTTCGGCGCCTGGGGCATGACGAACGGCACCGTCTCCGGCCTGCTCCTCGCCGACCTCATCACCGGGGTAGAGAACCCGTGGTCGGAGGTCTTCGACCCGCAGCGCGTGACCCCGGCCGGCAC encodes the following:
- a CDS encoding FAD-dependent oxidoreductase, producing the protein MNESYWIASTPATAFEPAPEELTVDVAVLGGGIAGLNVAAALKAAGRTVAVVEAARILEGVTGNTTAKVTSSHGQLYGYLTEKFGEEKARLYADAQQAAIAHIAATAERDGIECDLVRTTSTIYTEDDSETEQLKEEADAARALGLPVEFTTDTSLPYPVAGAIRYDDQARFHPRKYLLALAERIPGDGSVILENTRALDVDDGDPCVVTTDRGVLRARDVVVATHIPFLDRGLYFARQFPMRDYVVAGRLGERPVEGMYLSTESPTHSIRVTEDGEGGLLLIVGGEGHTTGRADDTAERYERLEQWTTERFGVTDFTHRWSTQDYTSTDRVPFIGRFRPDASRLWVATAFGAWGMTNGTVSGLLLADLITGVENPWSEVFDPQRVTPAGTKAKTFVKENAAVAKELVTGYVTPGDVDSVDDLEPGQAAVIRHGVKKTAAYRDDDGTVHEVSAHCTHLGCIVGWNAAEKSWDCPCHGSRFDVDGKVLQGPAVRDLQKSEARSD
- a CDS encoding DUF433 domain-containing protein; this translates as MSFPPVVAAALSGATVRQLSYWRSARTTEPLLAPEFHRPRSRVSYSFRDVVALRTFVYLRSRRVPLQRVRKAVKHLRKMGADEHLAAYTLVAMDRDVVWIHSRDVAVMLTKDPGQGVIAEMVDILGQFTNMRHRDVVPLHTPAAGLEVDQGVRGGYPVIEGTRVPYDAVAALVDDGVDPADVAAFYPSVGAGAARGAVEFARYVDQYRDTRIVA
- the ligD gene encoding non-homologous end-joining DNA ligase — protein: MAESTKVAVAVDGRELTLSNLDKVLYPEAGFTKAHVIDYYSRMAPVLLPHLEGRPLTLKRYPNGVDQPFFFEKQAPKHRPSWIKTTAIYSDSNDRDIDYVVIDSLAALVWVANLADLELHTTMALAKTPQKPTMVVFDLDPGAPADLHQCCVVGMRLKELFERNGLESYAKVSGSKGLQVYVPLNTPTTYDVTTPFAKNVAVHLEKEDPGLVVSKQKKELRIGKVLVDWSQNVDSKTTVCVYSLRAKAQPTVSMPVTWDEVEHCAETGDKASITFDAAAALDRVAEVGDLFAPVLTVKQKLPATLR